One Streptomyces sp. NBC_01217 genomic region harbors:
- a CDS encoding TetR/AcrR family transcriptional regulator codes for MTTAAAAPPPRAYRRLSVEERRAQLLGAALTLFAHRAPDEVSLDEVATVAGVSRPLVYRYFPGGRQQLYEAALRSAAEQLILCFSEPPVGPPTERVLRVLDRYLAFVDEHDAGFSALLRGGSVVETSRTTAIVDEVRRAAAEQILLHLGRGGPDAKAPAGPRLGMMVRTWIAAVEAASLIWLDEGKQPAASELRDWLVDQLIALLAATAATDPDTASAVAELLPLETAAGPAGRLAERLIPVVGGAAHLLPES; via the coding sequence ATGACCACTGCCGCTGCCGCGCCGCCGCCCCGTGCATACCGAAGGCTGAGCGTCGAGGAGCGCCGCGCCCAGCTCCTGGGTGCGGCGCTGACCCTGTTCGCACACCGGGCCCCCGACGAGGTCTCGCTCGACGAGGTCGCGACGGTCGCCGGGGTCTCCCGCCCGCTCGTCTACCGCTACTTCCCGGGCGGGCGGCAGCAGTTGTACGAAGCGGCGCTGAGGTCCGCCGCCGAGCAGCTGATCCTGTGCTTCAGCGAGCCGCCGGTGGGGCCGCCCACCGAGCGGGTGCTGCGGGTGCTCGACCGCTATCTCGCCTTCGTGGACGAGCACGACGCCGGATTCAGCGCGCTGCTGCGCGGCGGGAGCGTCGTCGAGACCTCCCGTACGACCGCGATCGTCGACGAGGTGCGGCGAGCGGCGGCCGAGCAGATCCTGCTGCACCTGGGCCGGGGCGGCCCGGATGCGAAGGCCCCGGCCGGGCCCCGGCTGGGGATGATGGTGCGCACCTGGATCGCGGCCGTCGAAGCGGCGTCCCTGATCTGGCTGGACGAGGGCAAGCAGCCCGCCGCGTCCGAACTGCGCGACTGGCTGGTCGACCAGCTGATCGCACTGCTGGCCGCAACGGCGGCGACGGACCCGGACACCGCGTCGGCGGTGGCGGAGCTGCTGCCGCTGGAGACCGCAGCGGGTCCGGCCGGACGGCTGGCGGAGCGGCTGATCCCGGTCGTCGGCGGTGCGGCCCATCTGCTGCCCGAGAGCTGA
- a CDS encoding styrene monooxygenase/indole monooxygenase family protein, with the protein MRKILIVGAGQSGLQLALGLQSRGYEVTLMSNRTADEIRSGRVMSTQCMFDTALQYERDYQLNFWESQAPRIEGLGVSVAAPDSSRAVDWVGRLDGFAQSVDQRVKMAGWMETFAQRGGQLVIHGAAVSDLDYFSRTYDLVMVSAGKGELVSMFGRDASRSPFDAPQRALAVAYVHGMGPRPEHPDFDAVRCNLVPGVGELFVMPTLTTSGRADILFWEGIPGGPLDVFQGIKDPSEHLAKTLELMERFTPWEYARATKVELTDANGTLAGRYAPTVRKPIGRLPGGGLVLGVADVVVANDPITGQGSNSASKCANAYLDSIIEHGDREFDADWMQATFDRYWDTAQHVVKWTNAMLGVPPEHVLNLIGAAGQLQPVADRFANGFDDPADFENFFFDPEKTNAYLAEVSASASAA; encoded by the coding sequence ATGCGGAAGATACTCATAGTCGGAGCCGGCCAGTCCGGTCTCCAGCTCGCCCTGGGACTGCAGTCCAGAGGGTACGAAGTCACCCTGATGTCCAACCGCACCGCCGACGAGATCCGCTCCGGCCGGGTCATGTCGACGCAGTGCATGTTCGACACGGCGCTCCAGTACGAGCGTGACTACCAGCTCAACTTCTGGGAGTCCCAGGCTCCGCGCATCGAGGGCCTCGGCGTCTCGGTCGCCGCCCCCGACTCCTCGCGCGCCGTCGACTGGGTCGGCAGGCTGGACGGCTTCGCCCAGTCCGTCGACCAGCGCGTGAAGATGGCCGGCTGGATGGAGACCTTCGCCCAGCGCGGCGGACAGCTCGTCATCCACGGCGCCGCCGTCTCCGACCTCGACTACTTCTCCCGTACGTACGACCTGGTGATGGTGTCGGCGGGCAAGGGCGAGCTGGTCTCCATGTTCGGCCGGGACGCGTCGCGTTCGCCGTTCGACGCCCCGCAGCGCGCCCTGGCCGTCGCGTACGTCCACGGCATGGGCCCCCGCCCGGAGCACCCCGACTTCGACGCGGTCCGCTGCAACCTGGTCCCCGGCGTCGGCGAGCTCTTCGTGATGCCGACCCTGACCACGTCCGGCCGCGCCGACATCCTGTTCTGGGAGGGCATCCCGGGCGGCCCGCTCGACGTCTTCCAGGGCATCAAGGATCCCTCCGAGCACCTCGCCAAGACGCTGGAGCTCATGGAGCGGTTCACCCCGTGGGAGTACGCCCGCGCCACCAAGGTCGAACTGACCGACGCCAACGGCACCCTGGCGGGCCGCTACGCCCCGACCGTCCGCAAGCCGATCGGCCGGCTGCCCGGCGGCGGTCTGGTGCTCGGCGTGGCCGATGTCGTGGTCGCCAACGACCCGATCACCGGCCAGGGCTCCAACTCGGCCTCCAAGTGCGCCAACGCGTACCTGGATTCGATCATCGAGCACGGCGACCGGGAGTTCGACGCGGACTGGATGCAGGCCACGTTCGACCGTTACTGGGACACCGCGCAGCACGTCGTGAAGTGGACCAACGCGATGCTCGGCGTACCGCCGGAGCACGTGCTGAACCTGATCGGCGCCGCGGGCCAGCTCCAGCCGGTCGCCGACCGCTTCGCCAACGGCTTCGACGACCCGGCGGACTTCGAGAACTTCTTCTTCGACCCCGAGAAGACGAACGCGTACCTCGCGGAGGTGTCCGCATCCGCGTCGGCCGCCTGA
- a CDS encoding outer membrane protein assembly factor BamB family protein — protein sequence MEALRQDDPRRIGPYAVLARLRETASAVQYLAHDMADGPVVIAAARPGLAALPAFRRRFQSEARTADRLAGGWVQPQLHIPSDGDGDDGLPWTAGPYVPALTLSEAIEVAGPLPERAVRILGAGIAETLSRVHATGAVLQGLAPRTVLMAEDGPRLTAFGPLGAAAAAEARPGGQLSVRLGYLTPEQVEGEEPGPASDLFVLGLLLAYAATGTTPLADGPAAEAADRIAHTDPELGAVPGELRDLIARCLAKDPVDRPTAGTVAAELALEGAAGLAKGGWLPEHLTAVVAEQGLLVRELVAEGRPLEAAAGSGPADALVNESTDGPADAASSGSADKPASGPADAAASAPADEGTDGPLGEPMDALPADAAPGTAGRELIPAPAPAPDQDTRTAQLGDVGRHVPATDRPTTQLSVPRQLNTPPAVLPPAVPMPPRPLPVPAAPAPASAAPTVPALGRRGLLIGVAAGVAGLVAGGGGGLALGSGDGGTDDPKPAPSPSGPVVAGLPPQPRWVYTHPAAEPPPLTATLWNDRLLVLTGENGASGIDLRAGRRVWQSADAAKGRAALPAGKDLCFVAGPSEFLWLSPKDGKVVHRAGYADQFAGAPDLAVSEIVGTFGPVVWFTGSHKVTVKAPPPKKGKKRGKDTQVVRSYLFAYDVLQRKELWRTPVPTGRGPAAPVYRLIAIGQADFVVRQSPGTLTPGDVKAAKGKAVFRGFDQKTGKQLWTRQFGAVTPDAAAIADDRGLLYAAVGDDLQAFELPAGKPKWTLNGTTGTPYGTSVATGTLLHTTNRDQEVGAVERETGRLRWRRSTEAAPGTAAPAVTLSTTGRTLLAADASQVTAFAAADGRRLWKFQDIGSQDPKGPTVTAPYRVLAYGRTAVVQRERIFYAFPVA from the coding sequence ATGGAGGCGCTGCGTCAGGACGATCCACGCCGCATCGGCCCGTACGCCGTGCTGGCGCGGCTCCGCGAGACCGCGAGCGCCGTGCAGTACCTCGCGCACGACATGGCCGACGGGCCGGTGGTGATCGCCGCCGCCCGCCCCGGACTCGCCGCGCTGCCCGCCTTCCGGCGCCGCTTCCAGTCGGAGGCCCGCACCGCTGACCGGCTGGCCGGCGGCTGGGTCCAGCCTCAGCTCCACATCCCGTCCGACGGCGACGGGGACGACGGCCTGCCGTGGACGGCGGGCCCCTACGTACCCGCGCTGACGCTCTCCGAGGCGATCGAGGTCGCGGGTCCGCTTCCCGAGCGTGCCGTGCGGATACTGGGCGCGGGCATCGCCGAGACGCTCTCCCGGGTGCACGCCACCGGAGCCGTGCTCCAGGGCCTGGCCCCGCGGACGGTGCTGATGGCCGAGGACGGGCCGCGGCTCACCGCGTTCGGCCCGCTGGGCGCCGCGGCCGCCGCCGAGGCCCGGCCCGGCGGGCAGTTGTCCGTACGGCTCGGCTATCTCACCCCGGAGCAGGTCGAGGGCGAGGAACCCGGTCCGGCCTCCGACCTCTTCGTACTGGGCCTGCTGCTGGCGTACGCGGCGACCGGCACGACCCCCCTCGCCGACGGCCCGGCCGCCGAGGCAGCCGACCGGATCGCCCACACCGACCCCGAACTCGGCGCGGTCCCCGGGGAGTTGCGCGATCTGATCGCCCGCTGCCTGGCGAAGGACCCGGTCGACCGGCCGACCGCGGGGACGGTGGCCGCGGAGCTGGCCCTTGAGGGAGCGGCGGGCCTGGCGAAGGGCGGCTGGCTCCCGGAACACCTGACGGCGGTGGTGGCGGAACAGGGGTTGCTCGTACGGGAGTTGGTCGCCGAGGGACGTCCGCTGGAAGCGGCGGCGGGCAGCGGTCCGGCGGACGCACTGGTGAACGAGTCGACCGACGGACCGGCCGACGCGGCGTCAAGTGGGTCAGCTGACAAACCGGCAAGCGGACCGGCCGACGCGGCAGCAAGCGCACCGGCCGACGAAGGCACTGACGGGCCCCTCGGTGAGCCCATGGACGCCTTGCCGGCCGACGCTGCGCCCGGTACGGCCGGGCGTGAGCTCATTCCCGCCCCCGCTCCCGCCCCCGATCAGGACACCCGTACCGCTCAGCTCGGGGACGTCGGGCGCCACGTCCCGGCGACCGACCGGCCGACGACCCAGCTGTCCGTCCCGCGCCAGCTCAACACGCCCCCTGCCGTGCTCCCGCCCGCCGTGCCCATGCCTCCCCGCCCGCTGCCGGTCCCCGCAGCACCCGCTCCCGCGTCCGCCGCCCCCACCGTCCCCGCCCTCGGCCGGCGGGGGCTTCTCATCGGGGTCGCTGCCGGGGTCGCCGGTCTGGTGGCCGGTGGGGGCGGGGGGCTCGCGCTCGGGTCCGGCGACGGGGGGACGGACGATCCCAAGCCCGCGCCGAGCCCCAGCGGTCCGGTCGTCGCGGGGCTGCCGCCGCAGCCGCGTTGGGTGTACACGCACCCGGCCGCCGAACCGCCGCCGCTCACCGCCACCCTCTGGAACGACCGGCTGCTGGTGCTGACCGGCGAGAACGGGGCGTCCGGCATCGATCTGCGCGCCGGGCGCCGGGTCTGGCAGAGCGCGGACGCCGCCAAGGGGCGCGCCGCGCTTCCGGCCGGGAAGGACCTCTGCTTCGTCGCGGGTCCGTCCGAGTTCCTGTGGCTGTCGCCCAAGGACGGCAAGGTCGTGCACCGGGCGGGCTACGCCGACCAGTTCGCCGGGGCGCCGGATCTCGCGGTGTCCGAGATCGTCGGCACGTTCGGCCCTGTGGTCTGGTTCACCGGCTCCCACAAGGTCACCGTCAAGGCCCCGCCCCCGAAGAAGGGCAAGAAGCGCGGCAAGGACACCCAGGTCGTCAGGTCCTACCTGTTCGCGTACGACGTTCTCCAGCGCAAGGAGCTGTGGCGGACCCCCGTACCCACCGGGCGCGGACCCGCCGCCCCCGTGTACCGGCTGATCGCGATCGGGCAGGCCGACTTCGTCGTACGCCAGAGTCCGGGCACGCTCACCCCCGGCGATGTGAAGGCCGCCAAGGGGAAGGCCGTGTTCCGGGGCTTCGACCAGAAGACCGGCAAGCAGTTGTGGACCCGGCAGTTCGGCGCGGTCACCCCTGACGCGGCGGCCATCGCCGACGACCGGGGTCTGCTGTACGCGGCGGTGGGCGACGATCTCCAGGCGTTCGAGCTCCCCGCGGGCAAGCCGAAGTGGACGCTGAACGGCACCACAGGGACCCCGTACGGAACCTCCGTCGCCACCGGAACGCTTCTGCACACCACCAACCGCGACCAGGAGGTGGGCGCGGTCGAGCGGGAGACGGGACGGCTGCGCTGGCGCCGCTCGACCGAGGCTGCACCCGGCACCGCCGCCCCCGCGGTGACGCTCAGCACGACCGGCAGGACACTCCTGGCCGCCGACGCCTCGCAGGTCACCGCGTTCGCGGCGGCGGACGGGCGACGGCTGTGGAAGTTCCAGGACATCGGGTCCCAGGACCCCAAGGGCCCCACGGTCACCGCTCCGTACCGGGTGCTGGCGTACGGAAGGACCGCCGTCGTCCAGCGCGAGCGGATCTTCTACGCGTTCCCGGTCGCCTGA
- a CDS encoding DUF742 domain-containing protein: MTPAAESARRLPVRGADRRPARVRPYSLTGGRTRFGHVLLVETFVAALEAPEERRELTNGNLATRVMPELQAIVEICRRMRTVAEISALLKMPLGVVRVLLSDLADQGKIRVYGTGHGTGQPDRALLERVLDGLRRL, encoded by the coding sequence GTGACGCCCGCCGCTGAATCCGCCCGCAGGCTCCCCGTCCGCGGGGCCGACCGGAGGCCCGCACGGGTCCGCCCGTACTCCCTCACGGGCGGCCGCACCCGCTTCGGACACGTCCTGCTCGTCGAGACGTTCGTCGCCGCGCTCGAAGCACCCGAGGAGCGCCGTGAGCTGACCAACGGCAACCTGGCCACCCGTGTCATGCCGGAGCTCCAGGCCATCGTCGAGATCTGCCGCCGGATGCGTACGGTCGCGGAGATCTCCGCGCTGCTGAAGATGCCGCTCGGCGTGGTCCGGGTGCTGCTCAGCGACTTGGCCGACCAGGGAAAGATCCGCGTGTACGGGACCGGTCACGGCACCGGCCAGCCCGACCGCGCACTGCTCGAAAGGGTGCTCGATGGACTCCGCCGTCTCTGA
- a CDS encoding GTP-binding protein, which translates to MDSAVSEPSLFAPRAPGETDQAEESLQAWQLDRTRAPIATKIVVAGGFGVGKTTFVGSVSEITPLQTEAMMTQASEETDDLSSTPDKVTTTVAMDFGRLTLDDDLVLYVFGTPGQQRFWFMWDDLVRGAIGAVVLADTRRLADCFPALDYFESCGLPYIVAVNHFEGTPGFEAQDVREALTIPPHVPVVIMDARNRITVVESLLALVGHALDATPA; encoded by the coding sequence ATGGACTCCGCCGTCTCTGAGCCGTCGCTCTTCGCCCCCCGCGCGCCGGGGGAGACGGACCAGGCCGAGGAATCGCTCCAGGCCTGGCAGCTGGACCGCACCAGGGCCCCCATAGCCACGAAGATCGTGGTCGCGGGCGGCTTCGGCGTGGGCAAGACGACCTTCGTGGGCTCGGTCTCCGAGATCACCCCGCTGCAGACCGAAGCGATGATGACCCAGGCCAGCGAGGAGACCGACGACCTCTCCTCGACGCCCGACAAGGTCACCACGACCGTCGCGATGGACTTCGGCCGGCTCACGCTCGACGACGACCTCGTGCTGTACGTGTTCGGCACACCGGGCCAGCAGCGCTTCTGGTTCATGTGGGACGACCTGGTGCGCGGCGCGATCGGCGCGGTCGTGCTGGCCGACACCCGGCGCCTCGCCGACTGCTTCCCCGCGCTCGACTACTTCGAGAGCTGCGGCCTGCCCTACATCGTCGCCGTCAACCACTTCGAGGGAACACCGGGGTTCGAGGCGCAGGACGTCCGGGAGGCCCTGACCATACCTCCGCACGTGCCTGTTGTGATCATGGACGCGCGTAACAGGATCACTGTTGTCGAGTCGCTGCTGGCCCTCGTCGGCCACGCTCTTGACGCCACTCCCGCCTAG
- a CDS encoding ferritin-like domain-containing protein, which yields MSTHDLYTTAPDAPLWQVPASGAARFSWDYDEGRERLLALYQKGKDKQWDANKRIDWSLEVDPTDPLGTPDDVLTLYDTPHWAKMTEKDRGELRKHYTAWQFSQFLHGEQGAMVCAARIVESVPDLDAKFYSATQTMDEARHAEIYSRFLHEKVGMLYPINDNLQGLLGDTLRDSRWDMPYLGMQVLIEGLALAAFGMIRDTTTKPLPKQLLAYVMQDEARHVAFGRMALRDYYKQLSDAELREREEFVIEGCYLMRDRLRGVEVLENFGIGRREAEELSENSPFLQLFRKLLFSRIVPCVKDIGLWGERLQKAYVDMGVFELGDSNLDLLMAQDEELAEQLDRDRFAAEEQARVAEVEEAIAQGGPGTPGDISGP from the coding sequence GTGTCGACACACGACCTCTACACCACCGCCCCCGACGCACCCCTGTGGCAGGTCCCCGCCTCCGGCGCCGCCCGCTTCAGCTGGGACTACGACGAAGGCCGCGAACGCCTGCTCGCCCTCTACCAGAAGGGCAAGGACAAGCAGTGGGACGCCAACAAGCGGATCGACTGGTCCCTGGAGGTCGACCCCACCGACCCGCTCGGCACCCCGGACGACGTCCTCACCCTGTACGACACGCCGCACTGGGCGAAGATGACCGAGAAGGACCGGGGCGAGCTGCGCAAGCACTACACCGCCTGGCAGTTCAGCCAGTTCCTCCACGGTGAGCAGGGCGCCATGGTCTGCGCGGCCAGGATCGTGGAGTCCGTCCCCGATCTGGACGCGAAGTTCTACTCCGCCACCCAGACCATGGACGAGGCCCGGCACGCGGAGATATACAGCCGGTTCCTGCACGAGAAGGTCGGGATGCTCTACCCGATCAACGACAACCTCCAGGGCCTGCTCGGCGACACCCTGCGCGACTCCCGCTGGGACATGCCCTACCTCGGCATGCAGGTCCTCATCGAGGGCCTCGCCCTGGCCGCGTTCGGCATGATCCGCGACACGACGACCAAGCCGCTGCCCAAACAGCTCCTCGCGTACGTCATGCAGGACGAGGCCCGGCACGTCGCCTTCGGGCGGATGGCGCTGCGCGACTACTACAAGCAGCTGAGCGACGCCGAACTGCGCGAACGCGAGGAGTTCGTCATCGAGGGCTGCTATCTGATGCGCGACCGGCTCAGGGGCGTCGAGGTGCTGGAGAACTTCGGCATCGGCAGGCGCGAGGCCGAGGAACTCTCCGAGAACTCACCGTTCCTGCAGCTCTTCCGCAAACTGCTGTTCAGCCGCATAGTGCCGTGCGTCAAGGACATCGGTCTGTGGGGCGAACGGCTCCAGAAGGCCTACGTCGACATGGGCGTCTTCGAGCTCGGCGACTCCAACCTGGACCTGCTGATGGCCCAGGACGAGGAGCTGGCCGAGCAGTTGGACCGGGACCGATTCGCGGCGGAGGAACAGGCCAGGGTCGCCGAGGTCGAGGAGGCGATAGCGCAGGGCGGACCGGGCACGCCGGGAGACATTTCAGGGCCTTGA
- a CDS encoding C40 family peptidase — protein MPGAVLRAVCTATLTTLVVASPAAATPVDPSPAAGPTAAARKSVAQLLTEMQKLYQQAEEATETYNGTAAELKKRKAQAKKLDASLAVARNALSDSRDEAGQLAREQYQGRSDLSQYMQLLLSRDPEHLLDQEHVIRRAAAGRAATVKRLTDAEKHADRLAAESRKVLDRQQVLAAKQKKQRDTVRSRLKAVESKLAKLSAAQLTELSRLEQQDMQKAQGALVASGALSSTRPPSEAGGSAVRFAIGQIGKPYVWGAEGPGSFDCSGLTSQAWAKAGRAIPRTSQEQWRQLPRVPLNSLRPGDLVIYFPKATHVALYIGNGLVVQAPRPGSRVKVSPVASNPLLGAVRPDPQSAALSSYRQPELPQGATAGSDTGYGASSAPAQ, from the coding sequence GTGCCAGGCGCAGTCCTGCGTGCGGTCTGCACCGCGACCCTGACCACACTCGTCGTAGCCTCGCCGGCAGCCGCCACGCCCGTGGATCCGAGTCCCGCGGCCGGTCCCACCGCGGCCGCGCGGAAAAGCGTCGCCCAGCTGCTGACCGAGATGCAGAAGCTGTACCAGCAGGCCGAGGAGGCCACCGAGACGTACAACGGCACCGCGGCGGAGCTGAAGAAGCGCAAGGCGCAGGCGAAGAAGCTCGACGCCTCGCTCGCCGTCGCCCGGAACGCGCTGTCCGACAGCCGCGACGAGGCCGGGCAACTGGCCCGGGAGCAGTACCAGGGGCGATCCGACCTCTCCCAGTACATGCAGCTCCTGCTGTCCCGCGATCCCGAGCACCTGCTGGACCAGGAACATGTGATCCGGCGTGCGGCGGCCGGGCGGGCGGCGACCGTGAAGCGGCTCACCGACGCCGAGAAGCACGCCGACCGGCTGGCGGCCGAGTCCCGCAAGGTGCTGGACCGGCAGCAGGTCCTGGCCGCGAAGCAGAAGAAGCAGCGGGACACGGTGCGCTCACGGCTCAAGGCCGTGGAGTCGAAGCTGGCCAAGCTCTCCGCCGCCCAGCTCACCGAGCTGTCCCGGCTGGAGCAGCAGGACATGCAGAAGGCTCAGGGCGCCCTGGTCGCCTCGGGGGCCCTGTCCTCGACCAGGCCGCCGTCCGAGGCGGGCGGCTCGGCGGTGAGGTTCGCGATCGGGCAGATCGGCAAGCCGTATGTGTGGGGCGCGGAGGGACCGGGCTCGTTCGACTGCTCGGGACTCACCTCCCAGGCCTGGGCGAAGGCGGGCCGCGCCATTCCGCGGACCTCGCAGGAGCAGTGGCGGCAGCTCCCGAGGGTGCCGCTGAACTCGCTGCGCCCGGGTGACCTGGTGATCTACTTCCCGAAGGCCACCCATGTGGCGCTGTACATCGGCAACGGCCTGGTGGTGCAGGCGCCCCGGCCGGGCTCACGGGTGAAGGTCTCGCCGGTGGCGTCGAACCCGCTGCTGGGCGCCGTACGGCCGGATCCGCAGAGCGCGGCCCTGTCCTCGTACCGGCAGCCCGAACTCCCGCAGGGCGCGACCGCGGGCTCGGACACGGGGTACGGCGCGTCGTCGGCGCCCGCGCAGTAG
- a CDS encoding AurF N-oxygenase family protein, which produces MTTVTERDVQLLRDALGPLRDREQIAERLLESSAKHSFDPDKELDWDSAVEDGKWFWPPELVSLYDTPLWRKMSEEQRLDLSRHEAASLASLGIWFEIILMQLLVRHIYDRPVTSNHVRYALTEIADECRHSMMFGRMIKWSGSPDYPVPRVYHNLARVLKTVSTTPGSFAATLLGEEILDWMQRLTFPDERVQPLVRGVTRIHVVEEARHVRYAREELRRQMVTAPRWEREFTRVSCGEAARVFSVCFINPLVYENVGLDRREAVAQVRASGHRAEVMQSGAKRLTDFLDDIGVLNGVGRRLWKSSGLLA; this is translated from the coding sequence ATGACGACAGTGACCGAACGCGATGTGCAGTTGCTCCGCGATGCGCTCGGCCCGCTCCGGGACCGCGAGCAGATCGCCGAGCGGCTGCTCGAATCCTCCGCCAAGCACTCCTTCGATCCGGACAAGGAGCTCGACTGGGACTCGGCGGTCGAGGACGGCAAGTGGTTCTGGCCGCCCGAGCTCGTCTCGCTCTACGACACCCCGCTGTGGCGGAAGATGTCCGAGGAACAGCGGCTGGACCTGTCCCGGCACGAGGCGGCGTCGCTGGCCTCGCTGGGCATCTGGTTCGAGATCATCCTCATGCAGCTGCTGGTCCGGCACATCTACGACAGGCCAGTGACCAGCAACCACGTCCGCTACGCGCTCACCGAGATAGCCGACGAGTGCCGGCACTCGATGATGTTCGGCCGCATGATCAAGTGGAGCGGGTCGCCGGACTACCCCGTGCCGCGCGTCTATCACAACCTCGCGCGCGTGCTGAAGACCGTCTCCACCACGCCGGGTTCGTTCGCCGCGACCCTGCTCGGCGAGGAGATCCTCGACTGGATGCAGCGCCTCACGTTCCCCGACGAGCGCGTCCAGCCGCTGGTGCGCGGCGTGACCCGCATCCATGTCGTCGAGGAGGCACGGCACGTCCGGTACGCCCGCGAGGAGCTGCGCCGCCAGATGGTGACCGCCCCGCGCTGGGAGCGCGAGTTCACCCGGGTGAGCTGCGGTGAGGCGGCCCGGGTCTTCTCCGTCTGCTTCATCAACCCGCTGGTGTACGAGAACGTCGGCCTGGACCGCCGCGAGGCCGTCGCCCAGGTGCGGGCGAGCGGCCACCGGGCGGAGGTCATGCAGAGCGGTGCCAAGCGGCTGACGGACTTCCTCGACGACATCGGAGTGCTGAACGGCGTGGGACGCAGGCTGTGGAAGAGCTCGGGCCTGCTGGCCTGA
- a CDS encoding amidase — translation MGRALERIGREDPRLCAFIEVWPERALADEQRARRLALAAMPFAVKGPSGIRSYAARRLIAAGGVPVGATSVPGPGTPWQTWGLGAHGRTVNPWRPDRTPGGSSAGAAVAVAADLVELATGSDGAGSVRIPAAWCGVFGLKTTNGLLPSPDRSGLASAGVLARSAAHAQTYLSCVLDGYGPQAPAGLPIPAVFSPGLGYAQVDPEVESVVRRAVGRLTAAGVVRPVDRTCELLDPREAWQAVRSGEPSAAATEIRHENDARLDALFARTPLLLTPTTPNRPHGHDGPGELYSTALTWAFNLSGHPAASVPAGFTTDGCPAGLQLVARRGADVSLLEMARAVENALVAVRP, via the coding sequence GATCCGCGGCTGTGCGCGTTCATCGAGGTGTGGCCCGAAAGGGCACTCGCCGACGAGCAACGGGCCCGCAGGCTCGCGCTGGCCGCAATGCCGTTCGCGGTCAAGGGACCTTCCGGCATCCGTTCGTACGCGGCCCGGCGGCTGATCGCGGCCGGTGGCGTCCCGGTCGGCGCGACCTCGGTGCCCGGACCCGGCACGCCCTGGCAGACGTGGGGGCTGGGCGCCCACGGCCGTACGGTCAACCCTTGGCGTCCCGACCGCACGCCGGGCGGGTCCTCGGCGGGCGCGGCGGTCGCGGTCGCGGCGGATCTGGTGGAGCTGGCCACGGGCAGCGACGGGGCGGGGTCGGTGCGGATTCCGGCGGCGTGGTGCGGGGTGTTCGGCCTGAAGACGACGAACGGCCTGCTGCCCTCCCCCGACCGTTCCGGGCTCGCGTCCGCGGGGGTGCTGGCCCGTTCGGCGGCTCATGCCCAGACGTATCTGAGCTGTGTCCTGGACGGGTACGGACCGCAGGCCCCGGCAGGTCTTCCGATCCCGGCCGTCTTCAGCCCCGGTCTGGGGTACGCGCAGGTCGACCCGGAAGTCGAGTCGGTCGTCCGGCGTGCGGTGGGGCGGCTCACAGCGGCCGGGGTGGTGCGGCCGGTGGACCGTACCTGCGAGCTGCTCGACCCGCGAGAGGCGTGGCAGGCGGTCCGGAGCGGGGAGCCGTCCGCGGCCGCCACCGAGATCCGGCACGAGAACGACGCACGGCTCGACGCGCTGTTCGCCCGCACCCCCCTCCTGCTCACCCCGACCACCCCCAACCGACCACATGGCCACGACGGTCCGGGCGAGCTCTATTCGACCGCGCTGACCTGGGCGTTCAATCTCAGCGGGCATCCCGCCGCGAGTGTGCCGGCCGGTTTCACGACGGACGGCTGCCCGGCCGGGCTGCAGTTGGTCGCCCGGCGCGGGGCGGATGTCTCGCTGCTCGAAATGGCCCGTGCGGTGGAGAACGCGCTGGTCGCTGTACGGCCATGA